From one Nitrospira sp. MA-1 genomic stretch:
- a CDS encoding metalloregulator ArsR/SmtB family transcription factor: MKTKITSPACAEKLKVLSDPTRLGVLESLMSGPKNVGELMGELEVEQSLLSHHLAILRDAGLVESSREGKTMIYQLPESVADSTAGKAINLGCCKISFD; encoded by the coding sequence AAAACAAAGATTACATCCCCCGCTTGTGCGGAAAAATTGAAAGTGTTATCGGACCCAACCCGCCTCGGCGTGCTTGAATCACTCATGTCAGGGCCGAAAAATGTCGGAGAACTCATGGGTGAGTTGGAGGTTGAACAGAGTTTATTGTCCCACCATTTGGCCATCCTTCGCGACGCAGGCTTAGTGGAATCCTCTCGGGAAGGGAAAACCATGATTTACCAATTACCGGAAAGCGTCGCAGATTCTACGGCGGGCAAGGCCATCAATCTGGGGTGCTGCAAAATTTCCTTCGATTAA